The following are encoded in a window of Paramormyrops kingsleyae isolate MSU_618 chromosome 12, PKINGS_0.4, whole genome shotgun sequence genomic DNA:
- the LOC140593641 gene encoding uncharacterized protein yields the protein MERLIVILILFEFVINTDERLVVTGADEPVCAQAGEDVTLSCSLDTHVNVTELQVEWRKTDDDGDILVLLYADGENRPESQDERYTRRAEFFTDEIPKGNFSMKLWKVRMEDKGEFRCEVHLDTDSANTTARIIALGYSSLHWLILGLCIAVTPVVLLTGAFSLWSCIRKGKSRQALLCHWSCVTVPQIMVSAAFILWGVTEGSAGEAATCTVISLLIIPLLYIMVPYVDLTETIGEMKYVTVSVGNIFVITAVCAGSLIEFSAKFSPTSTDKALFGGVLGGIIFVFIFFVIVRIVRFALQGNDTSMEIRGTLAKITGIIILFIMVSSISVVSVFLAKSHSARKEQLGTFLTMLMIPILMILFPVGVSVFWILHSRRTAGRLELKDILKIWAYFIYNRKLFNMLLLAIYSQLFAWMQNTFILGYSILITLAAFGICACICVKYFVWYLANRKDSDTSLKGVHYLAQKILLGIFFLLHLILGFQYLSVIIENDRELLFSGCALR from the exons AGCGGCTGGTGGTGACGGGTGCAGATGAGCCTGTCTGTGCACAAGCTGGAGAGGATGTGACTCTCAGCTGCTCTTTGGACACCCATGTTAATGTGACAGAGCTTCAGGTGGAATGGAGAAAGACAGACGATGACGGTGACATCTTGGTGCTTCTGTATGCTGATGGAGAGAACAGACCAGAGTCACAGGATGAGAGATACACCAGAAGAGCTGAATTCTTCACTGACGAAATTCCCAAAGGAAACTTCTCAATGAAACTGTGGAAAGTCAGGATGGAAGACAAAGGAGAGTTCAGGTGTGAAGTCCACTTAGATACTGATTCTGCCAATACAACTGCCAGAATAATAGCACTGG gTTATTCCTCCCTGCATTGGCTGATTCTGGGGCTGTGCATCGCTGTCACACCTGTAGTCCTACTTACTGGTGCCTTCTCTCTTTGGTCTTGTATAAGGAAAG GTAAAAGCAGACAGGCTCTGTTGTGTCACTGGTCATGTGTCACAGTTCCACAGATCATGGTTTCCGCTGCATTCATCCTGTGGGGTGTAACTGAAG GATCTGCAGGAGAGGCTGCTACTTGTACTGTCATCAGTCTGCTGATTATCCCACTGCTGTATATTATGGTTCCATATGTGGACTTAACAG AAACAATTGGGGAGATGAAATACGTGACTGTGTCTGTAGGAAACATCTTCGTTATCACAGCTGTATGTGCAG GTTCTCTCATCGAGTTTTCAGCAAAATTTTCCCCAACTTCAACTGATAAAGCACTATTTGGTGGCGTTTTGGGTGGAATCATATTTGTGTTCATCTTTTTTGTTATAGTTCGAA TTGTCCGCTTTGCCCTTCAGGGAAATGACACCTCAATGGAAATACGCGGCACCTTAGCAAAAATAACTGGGATTATAATTCTCTTCATCATGGTTTCATCCATAA GTGTTGTCAGTGTTTTCCTGGCAAAATCTCACTCAGCTAGGAAAGAACAACTTGGAACATTTTTAACTATGTTAATGATTCCTATCCTCATGATTTTATTCCCAG TTGGTGTCAGTGTGTTTTGGATACTACATTCTCGAAGGACAGCTGGGAGATTAGAACTCAAAGACATTCTTAAAATCTGGGCATATTTCATTT ATAATCGCAAACTGTTTAACATGCTGTTACTTGCTATTTATTCCCAACTCTTTGCCTGGATGCAAAACACATTCATATTGG GATATTCAATTCTGATTACATTAGCTGCTTTTGGAATATGTGCCTGCATCTGTGTCAAGTATTTTGTCTGGTATCTTGCTAATCGTAAGGACTCTGATACATCTTTGAAGGGGGTTCACT ATTTGGCTCAGAAAATCCTTCTAGGAATTTTCTTCCTGCTTCATCTAATATTAGGTTTCCAGTATCTAAGTGTGATTATAGAAAATGACAGAG AATTGTTATTTTCAGGCTGTGCCTTAAGGTAG